From Cucumis melo cultivar AY chromosome 1, USDA_Cmelo_AY_1.0, whole genome shotgun sequence, a single genomic window includes:
- the LOC103489718 gene encoding uncharacterized protein At5g01610-like: protein MFPPSSMPFLWFSFLYFTSSLADPHSLNYFYSPSNSIYDVLLAHGLPKGLLPKGVRDYEFDVDTGRFLVFLDRECNAMFENQLHYETNVSGTLSYGKIGALSGISAQDLFLWFPVKGIRVDVPSSGVIYFDVGVVFKQFSQSLFETPPVCVPNTKSQHRKIGNGNQFVKMA, encoded by the exons ATGTTTCCCCCTTCTTCCATGCCCTTCCTCTGGTTCTCTTTCCTATATTTCACTTCTTCATTGGCGGATCCTCATTCTCTTAACTACTTCTACTCACCTTCCAACTCCATTTACGATGTTCTCTTGGCTCATGGCCTCCCTAAAGGCTTACTCCCAAAGGGTGTCAGGGATTACGAATTCGATGTCGATACTGGAAGATTTCTCGTCTTTTTGGATCGGGAATGTAATGCGATGTTCGAGAATCAACTGCATTATGAGACTAATGTTTCTGGGACTTTGAGTTATGGTAAGATCGGTGCCTTATCTGGGATTTCAGCGCAGGATCTCTTCTTGTGGTTTCCTGTTAAAGGGATTCGTGTTGACGTTCCTAGCTCTGGCGTTATTTATTTCGATGTTGGTGTTGTTTTCAAGCAATTCTCTCAGTCTCTCTTCGAAACCCCACCTGTTTGTGTCCCTAATACCAAG AGTCAACACAGGAAGATTGGGAATGGGAATCAATTTGTGAAAATGGCTTGA
- the LOC103489720 gene encoding probable sodium/metabolite cotransporter BASS3, chloroplastic, with amino-acid sequence MSAIPLCSSPVPFLSQSPIKPSRKPKFFSSDCHCLSISCTFTRLWPSSHCSTSKNLKPVCNGALSTFACSTSPFIGRVGSRIRLGNFSLLSFGLNSNAAAAEEGAGGDSSQFFSGLLPFVVAATGISALTCPSTFTWVPKDLYAPALGGIMLSIGIKLSINDFALAMKRPVPLSIGFVAQYVLKPALGVLIARAFGISPLFYAGFLLTACVGGAQLSSYASFLSKGDIALSILLTSFTTISSVLLTPLLTGILIGSVVPVDAAAMSKSILQVVLLPVALGLVLNSYAKPIVAIIQPVMPFVAIICTSLCIGSPLAINRSQILSIHGAQLVLPVLAFHAMAFTLGYWASKIPIIRQEEEASRTISLCTGMQSSTLAGLLATQFLGSTHAVPPACSVVAMAIMGLCLASFWGSGSKIRDLPSLLVQKTSSIAGAS; translated from the exons ATGTCCGCCATACCTCTTTGCTCTTCTCCGGTTCCCTTTCTTTCGCAATCGCCGATCAAACCTAGTAGAAAACCAAAATTCTTCTCATCAGATTGCCACTGTCTTTCGATTTCTTGTACTTTCACCAGATTGTGGCCTTCTTCTCACTGTTCGACGTCGAAGAATTTGAAGCCCGTGTGTAATGGAGCTTTGTCCACTTTTGCTTGCTCGACTTCGCCGTTCATTGGGAGAGTCGGGTCGCGGATTCGGCTGGGGAATTTCTCGCTGTTGTCGTTTGGATTGAACTCCAATGCAGCGGCTGCTGAGGAGGGTGCCGGTGGTGATTCATCGCAATTTTTTTCGGGGTTACTTCCTTTTGTTGTAGCTGCTACTGGAATTTCTGCCCTGACTTGTCCATCTACTTTTACATG GGTTCCTAAGGATCTCTATGCCCCAGCTCTTGGTGGGATAATGTTATCTATTGGAATTAAGCTTTCTATTAATGATTTTGCTCTAGCAATGAAGAG GCCTGTACCACTCtctattggatttgttgctcAGTATGTTTTGAAACCAGCTCTTGGTGTATTGATAGCAAGAGCATTTGGGATATCTCCACTGTTCTATGCAGGTTTTCTTCTTACAGCTTGTGTTGGAGGGGCTCAGCTATCAAGTTATGCCAGTTTCTTGAGTAAAGGAGATATTGCCTTAAGTATTCTCCTTACCAGCTTCACCACCATCTCTTCCGTGCTTCTAACACCTCTATTGACTGGCATTCTGATCGGTTCGGTTGTTCCAGTTGATGCCGCTGCCATGTCAAAATCAATACTGCAG GTTGTTCTTCTTCCGGTCGCTCTCGGACTCGTTCTTAATTCTTATGCAAAGCCAATCGTAGCCATTATTCAGCCTGTGATGCCATTTGTTGCAATTATCTGTACTTCATTGTGTATTGGTAGCCCCCTTGCTATAAACAGAAGCCAAATTTTGTCGATCCATGGAGCCCAGTTGGTTCTTCCAGTTTTGGCATTTCATGCAATGGCATTCACTTTGGGATACTGGGCATCGAAAATCCCAATCATAAG GCAAGAAGAAGAAGCTAGCCGCACAATTTCACTATGCACAGGGATGCAAAGCTCCACTCTAGCAGGGCTTCTAGCTACTCAGTTCCTCGGGAGCACTCACGCCGTTCCACCCGCGTGTTCGGTTGTTGCCATGGCCATCATGGGTCTTTGTCTAGCTTCTTTCTGGGGCAGTGGCTCTAAAATCAGAGACTTGCCATCTCTTTTGGTACAAAAAACAAGTTCAATTGCCGGTGCTTCTTGA